A stretch of the Desulfobacter sp. genome encodes the following:
- a CDS encoding tRNA (cytidine(34)-2'-O)-methyltransferase, which yields MVNLNIVLLEPEIPQNTGNIGRTCNAMGASLHLIEPLGFSIEDKYLRRAGLDYWKNLKVKTYTNFKEYLARNPQGQKVFLSKKASVQCDLFPYSDHVHLIFGKESKGLPEKLLLENKDACVRVPMFCEARSFNLANTVAILSYEVMRQHKFAGLKIEGIL from the coding sequence ATAGTGAATTTGAATATTGTATTATTGGAACCGGAAATCCCTCAGAACACGGGAAATATCGGCAGAACCTGTAATGCCATGGGCGCATCTTTACATTTGATCGAACCCTTGGGGTTTTCCATAGAAGATAAATACCTGCGGCGTGCTGGACTTGATTATTGGAAAAATCTAAAGGTTAAAACCTATACCAATTTCAAAGAGTATCTTGCCCGGAACCCCCAGGGTCAAAAAGTATTTCTTTCAAAAAAAGCAAGTGTTCAATGTGATCTTTTTCCTTATTCCGATCATGTCCACCTGATCTTTGGAAAAGAATCCAAAGGCCTGCCTGAAAAACTGCTCCTTGAAAACAAGGATGCCTGCGTAAGGGTGCCCATGTTTTGTGAGGCCAGATCTTTTAATCTGGCCAACACCGTTGCAATTCTCAGTTATGAGGTCATGCGCCAGCACAAGTTTGCAGGGCTTAAGATTGAGGGAATTCTTTAG
- the xsc gene encoding sulfoacetaldehyde acetyltransferase — MKMTTEEAFVKVLQMHGIDNAFGIIGSAMMPISDLFPKAGITFWDCGHEGNAGMMADGFTRASGKMSMMVAQNGPGITNFVTPVKTAYWNHTPLLLVTPQAANMTMGQGGFQEVPQMAIFEDMVAYQEEVLHPSRIAEVLNRVILQAKRASAPAQINVPRDFWTQVIDIDMPAVVEFERPAGGENALSKAAELLSQAKFPVILNGGGVVIGNAIEESMALAEQLDAPVCCGYQHNDAFPGSHPLYTGTLGYNGSKAGMELIARADVVLALGTRLNPFSTLPGYGIDYWPTNAAVIQIDINPDRIGLTKPVTVGIVGDAKKVAKSILAQLPKTAGDADRETRKATIAQVKSDWDKELSTMDHEADDAGTTWNERARNQDPEKITSRMAWRAIKAALPENAIISSDIGNSCAIGAAYPSFEQGRKYLAPGMFGPCGYGFPAILGAKIAQPDVPVVGFAGDGAFGISMNEMTACGRDEWPAITMVVFRNYHWGAEKRNTTLWFDDNFVGTELDRNVNYAQIAKGCGVEGVQATSMEDLSAKLSAAVKAQMEEGKTTFIEVLTNMELGEPFRRDAMKKPVAVAGIDKADMKPQKGV; from the coding sequence ATGAAAATGACCACTGAAGAAGCCTTTGTAAAAGTGCTCCAAATGCATGGCATTGACAATGCCTTCGGGATAATCGGATCTGCCATGATGCCGATTTCAGACCTGTTTCCCAAAGCCGGGATCACCTTCTGGGACTGCGGACATGAAGGCAATGCCGGAATGATGGCTGACGGATTTACCCGGGCATCCGGTAAAATGTCCATGATGGTTGCCCAAAACGGACCTGGGATCACCAACTTTGTAACCCCTGTTAAAACCGCTTATTGGAATCATACCCCGCTTTTATTGGTCACCCCCCAGGCCGCCAACATGACCATGGGCCAGGGCGGATTCCAGGAAGTCCCCCAGATGGCCATTTTTGAAGATATGGTGGCCTATCAGGAAGAGGTGCTCCACCCTTCCAGAATCGCAGAAGTTCTCAACCGGGTGATCCTCCAGGCCAAAAGAGCATCAGCCCCTGCCCAGATCAACGTCCCCCGAGACTTCTGGACCCAGGTCATTGATATTGACATGCCGGCCGTGGTTGAATTTGAACGGCCTGCAGGGGGGGAGAACGCCCTTTCAAAGGCAGCCGAACTTCTGAGCCAGGCAAAATTTCCTGTGATCCTCAACGGCGGCGGTGTGGTGATCGGCAACGCCATTGAAGAGTCCATGGCCCTGGCAGAACAACTGGATGCCCCGGTATGTTGCGGCTACCAGCACAATGACGCCTTTCCCGGAAGCCATCCGCTTTACACCGGCACCCTGGGTTACAACGGGTCCAAAGCCGGCATGGAACTCATTGCCCGGGCGGATGTGGTTTTGGCACTGGGCACCCGGCTCAATCCCTTTTCCACCCTGCCCGGCTACGGCATTGACTATTGGCCCACCAATGCCGCCGTTATCCAGATTGATATCAACCCGGACCGCATCGGTCTGACCAAACCTGTGACCGTGGGTATTGTGGGGGATGCTAAAAAAGTGGCCAAATCAATTCTGGCCCAATTGCCCAAAACGGCAGGGGATGCAGACCGTGAGACCCGCAAAGCCACCATTGCCCAGGTTAAATCAGATTGGGACAAGGAACTTTCCACCATGGATCATGAAGCAGATGACGCCGGCACCACATGGAACGAGCGCGCCCGCAATCAGGATCCTGAAAAAATCACCTCCCGCATGGCATGGCGCGCCATTAAAGCCGCCCTGCCTGAAAATGCCATTATCTCTTCGGACATCGGCAATTCCTGCGCCATTGGTGCGGCCTATCCCAGTTTTGAACAGGGACGCAAATACCTGGCTCCCGGCATGTTCGGCCCCTGCGGATATGGGTTTCCCGCCATCCTCGGAGCCAAAATTGCCCAGCCCGATGTTCCTGTTGTGGGATTTGCAGGGGACGGGGCATTTGGTATTTCCATGAACGAAATGACGGCCTGCGGCCGTGATGAATGGCCGGCCATTACCATGGTTGTTTTCCGCAACTATCACTGGGGTGCTGAAAAACGAAATACCACCCTCTGGTTTGACGATAATTTTGTGGGAACCGAACTTGACCGCAACGTTAACTATGCACAGATTGCAAAGGGATGCGGGGTAGAGGGAGTGCAGGCTACCTCCATGGAAGATCTGAGTGCCAAACTGTCAGCTGCGGTTAAGGCCCAGATGGAAGAAGGCAAAACCACTTTTATCGAAGTGCTGACCAATATGGAGCTTGGCGAACCCTTTCGCAGGGACGCCATGAAAAAACCTGTGGCAGTTGCCGGTATTGACAAGGCAGACATGAAACCCCAAAAAGGGGTATAA
- a CDS encoding aminotransferase class III-fold pyridoxal phosphate-dependent enzyme: MENQFNWLDYDSDEIIAADRDALWHHLKPHKFFESQEQMIIVEGKGLMVKDIRGREYLDASSGGVWSVMVGYGRDSIADAVCAQLKKMPYFAGVFGNVPAIKFAKKLLEKLPNHHKVYFSNSGSEANEKAFKIVRQASRISPQRKGKYKIMYRDRDYHGTTIGAMSATGQAQRKQDFGPFVEGFVEFPHCCCYRCPYDKTYGSCKIECATKVEDIILAQGTDTIGGMIVEPITAGGGILKPVPEYYPILQKICRKYDIWMIMDEVVCGFGRTGKFWGHEHYDVDPDIITMAKGLASSYEPLSATVVKQKVYDVFLNDPSNPETRLNYFRDISTYGGCTSAMTAALESTRIIEDENLVENSVKMGAYLLAKLSALKKYDVVGDVRGQGLFAGIEFVKDKETKTPVTEAQMANLMGNVLAQNVIVGRTNSSFNGLNNIMNFAPCLIITQDQVDTIVAAVEKAIQKTFT; encoded by the coding sequence ATGGAAAATCAATTCAATTGGCTGGATTACGATTCAGACGAAATAATAGCAGCGGACAGGGATGCGCTCTGGCATCACCTCAAGCCCCATAAATTTTTTGAATCCCAGGAACAGATGATCATTGTTGAAGGCAAAGGCCTGATGGTCAAAGATATCAGGGGACGCGAATATCTGGATGCCTCGTCCGGAGGCGTCTGGAGCGTGATGGTGGGCTATGGACGGGATTCCATTGCAGATGCGGTGTGTGCCCAGCTCAAAAAAATGCCCTATTTTGCAGGGGTATTCGGCAATGTGCCGGCCATCAAATTTGCCAAAAAACTACTTGAAAAACTGCCCAACCACCACAAGGTTTATTTTTCAAATTCAGGATCCGAGGCCAATGAAAAAGCCTTTAAAATTGTCCGCCAGGCCTCACGGATCAGCCCCCAGCGCAAAGGTAAATACAAAATCATGTACAGGGACCGGGATTACCACGGCACGACCATCGGCGCCATGAGCGCCACGGGCCAGGCCCAGAGGAAACAGGATTTTGGCCCCTTTGTAGAAGGGTTTGTGGAATTTCCCCATTGCTGCTGCTATCGCTGTCCCTATGATAAAACCTATGGATCATGCAAAATTGAATGCGCAACAAAGGTGGAAGATATCATCCTGGCCCAGGGGACCGACACCATCGGCGGCATGATTGTAGAGCCCATAACCGCCGGCGGCGGCATTCTCAAACCTGTGCCCGAGTATTATCCCATTCTCCAGAAAATATGCCGAAAATACGATATCTGGATGATCATGGATGAGGTGGTCTGCGGTTTCGGCAGGACCGGAAAATTCTGGGGTCACGAACACTATGATGTGGACCCGGATATCATTACCATGGCCAAGGGCCTTGCCTCTTCCTATGAACCCCTGTCAGCCACGGTTGTCAAACAAAAGGTCTATGATGTTTTTTTAAACGATCCGTCAAATCCAGAGACCCGGCTCAACTATTTTCGGGACATTTCCACCTATGGAGGATGTACCTCTGCCATGACCGCGGCTCTTGAAAGCACCCGGATCATTGAAGATGAAAACCTTGTTGAAAATTCAGTTAAAATGGGAGCCTATCTGCTGGCAAAATTATCGGCCCTGAAAAAATATGATGTGGTGGGAGATGTCAGGGGGCAAGGACTTTTTGCAGGCATTGAATTTGTTAAAGACAAAGAGACCAAAACTCCGGTCACCGAAGCCCAGATGGCCAATTTAATGGGCAATGTACTTGCCCAAAACGTGATTGTGGGCCGGACCAACTCAAGCTTTAACGGTCTCAATAATATCATGAATTTCGCCCCCTGCCTGATCATTACCCAAGACCAGGTGGATACCATTGTAGCGGCGGTTGAAAAAGCCATCCAGAAGACATTTACATGA